One Papaver somniferum cultivar HN1 chromosome 10, ASM357369v1, whole genome shotgun sequence genomic window carries:
- the LOC113316033 gene encoding uncharacterized protein LOC113316033 → MTASAQFQWSKVQIQVDPQGQGVRSVYQIVEKNIKVLLGDGRNTSLYYDIWCTDVSIAEILNDQTLDTAVRVSDVMIEGIWVIPDAHLQRMIDAGLEIDNLPRPLRGEDLWVWMPEFSGEFSVRSAVSLIRKKYPNMDGASLIWRKEIHPVLAAHNWKFMCGACATSDLIKGRFKIQLAKKCCLCDTDEETLDHVLFNCSFAARARNWISGVFGINANSNLIISYKAAKGSPMVRDLWLLAKLVLKSELWAVRNKRFFEQKKPNWSIFYKRVLKIIQDYSVRLHGHMNNSDEDVVILDYFRVRHRSIKQLHPIECFWQPPNEDEILLCCDGAQELYGVIIGLEWATRWGIRKACIRSDSYSVVEALRNSNLPWFARQIWLAIVGNYEAVRFVHTYREANFVADNMAKKGCLLDNGVGIHYEGRPIF, encoded by the exons atgactgcaagtgcacagttccAATGGAGTAaggtgcaaatacaggtcgatcctcagggacaag GAGTTCGTAGTGTTTATCAGATTGTGGAGAAGAATATCAAGGTCTTGCTGGGGGATGGGAGAAACACGTCTCTTTACTATGACATATGGTGTACAGATGTTAGCATTGCTGAAATTCTTAATGATCAGACTTTGGATACTGCTGTACGAGTGAGTGATGTTATGATTGAAGGGATATGGGTTATTCCTGATGCTCATTTACAAAGAATGATTGATGCTGGACTGGAGATTGATAATCTGCCAAGGCCATTAAGAGGAGAAGATCTTTGGGTTTGGATGCCTGAATTCTCTGGAGAATTCAGCGTCAGATCAGCTGTCTCCCTTATCCGTAAAAAATACCCAAATATGGATGGTGCGTCTCTTATTTGGAGGAAGGAAATTCACCCTGTATTGGCTGCTCATAATTGGAAATTCATGTGTGGTGCATGCGCAACTTCTGATCTCATCAAGGGAAGATTTAAAATTCAGTTGGCTAAAAAATGTTGCCTCTGTGATACTGACGAGGAAACTCTTGATCATGTATTGTTTAATTGTAGTTTTGCAGCTCGTGCAAGGAACTGGATCTCTGGAGTTTTTGGGATAAATGCAAACAGTAACCTGATAATTTCTTACAAAGCAGCAAAGGGGAGTCCTATGGTTCGCGATTTATGGCTGCTGGCGAAACTTGTCCTCAAATCTGAGTTGTGGGCAGTGCGGAATAAGAGATTTTTTGAGCAAAAGAAGCCTAACTGGAGTATTTTCTACAAGCGGGTTCTTAAGATAATTCAAGACTATTCAGTTAGACTTCATGGCCACATGAACAATAGTGATGAAGACGTTGTCATACTTGATTATTTTAGAGTTCGGCATAGAAGTATTAAACAACTCCATCCGATAGAGTGTTTCTGGCAACCTCCGAATGAAGATGAGATCCTCCTATGTTGTGATGGCGCGCAAGAG CTGTATGGAGTTATTATTGGTCTTGAATGGGCTACTAGATGGGGTATAAGAAAAGCATGTATTCGTTCTGATTCCTACAGTGTGGTTgaagctttgagaaactctaatttACCTTGGTTTGCAAGGCAAATATGGCTAGCAATTGTTGGAAATTATGAGGCTGTTAGGTTTGTTCATACCTACAGGGAGGCGAATTTTGTAGCAGACAACATGGCTAAAAAGGGTTGTCTTCTTGATAATGGTGTAGGAATTCACTATGAAGGAAGGCCTATTTTTTAA
- the LOC113316032 gene encoding uncharacterized protein LOC113316032, translated as MTVRFKSVQVSSNEQGVFTIMLNSEEAKKKIRDTKWFVNQQPLHVNIWYPGYSPEKQRTSHAAVWLRFPGLPVELWTERTLLEMEKIIGALIVVDEKTLNLEYGHFASVLVDIDFAKHIPERIHIIAGGRSFWQYLDIPNYPKFYLHCNIIGNSDEECKKNPANKNESKETTALTVPGEVQPKQAW; from the coding sequence ATGACAGTTAGGTTTAAATCTGTGCAAGTTTCTTCCAATGAGCAAGGGGTTTTTACCATCATGCTAAATTCTGAAGAAGCCAAGAAGAAAATCCGTGATACCAAATGGTTTGTTAATCAACAACCATTGCATGTGAATATTTGGTATCCAGGATACAGTCCTGAAAAGCAAAGAACTTCTCACGCGGCAGTTTGGTTGCGTTTCCCTGGCTTACCTGTGGAGCTTTGGACTGAACGGACCTTGCTGGAAATGGAGAAAATAATTGGCGCACTTATTGTGGTTGATGAGAAGACATTGAATCTGGAATATGGCCATTTTGCTTCAGTGCTTGTGGACATAGATTTTGCTAAACATATTCCTGAAAGGATACATATTATAGCTGGTGGTAGGAGTTTCTGGCAATATTTGGATATCCCAAATTACCCAAAATTTTATTTACATTGCAATATCATTGGAAACTCTGATGAAGAATGTAAAAAGAACCCAGCAAATAAGAACGAATCAAAGGAAACAACTGCACTTACTGTTCCTGGAGAAGTTCAACCTAAACAAGCTTGGTAA